The window CTTTCAAGGCTGGAGAACCCACAGGCAGTTCGGGTCGTGTGACAGGCAACACCACTTGCGGGTCGAACTTTCGCACAGTGCGGAAGTCTCCAACATTCCATCCTAGCTGCACAGCCGAGCGCCAAGCGTAGTAGGATTGTGGGTATTTGGCAATCACCTGCTCAAAGGCAACTTTCGCTTCTTTCCCAAGTCCTAGCTTACTCGCCCATTTTCCCACCCAAAAACCCGCCTCACGAGCTGGCTCACTGTTGGGGTTGGATACCATAATCGGTTGTGCCCATTGCAAGGCGGCTCGGATGTCTCCATCCCTGGCCTTTACTTGAGCCATCTGCCAGCGATATTCTGCTGCTGCGTCGGAATTCCCTTGTTGGGTAAGTAACAATTCACGCGCTTGGTTGGCGGCGTGGGTAATGCCCAATTGGTCTAGAATGTCAGCGCGGGCTAGCAAAGCATCACCGGCTCGCTCCGGGAATTGCTGAATGACTTGGTCAAGTTTAGGAATTGTCTCTTCATTGGGTTCAAGTTTGGCGAGTTGAATGACGGCACTCGCTGCTTCTTCGGCTTTGGGAAAGTCACGCACCAGTTTTTTGTAGGCACGTTTAGCCGATTGCGGCTTGTGGGCATACTGCATTGCCAAAGCGGATAGGTAGGCGTTGCGGGGGGTGTATTCGGCTTGGGCGTAAGCGGTACTGGCTTGAGTATATTTTCGGTCATTCCAGTAGCCGAGTGCGATCGCTTCCCAATCGTCTGGTTTAATCTTTTCACGGTCTCTCTTTCTAGGGGAGCGGCCATATTGACTGACCAGTCGATTTAATATTGGGGTAATTTCTGGTGAGTCAAAGGCATATCTCGCAACCACTACCATCAGTTGGGGCTGATTGGGTTTTTCCTGAAGCCGTTGTCGGGCAATTTCCAGAATGCGGGGATGAGATGGAAATTTCTCCAGCGCTTGTTCCCAATATTGGGGGTCGTCGGGCGAGAAGGAATACCAGTGTCGTGCCATTTCCATCAGGGGATTGCTGGTATACTCCTCACTGGATTTTTCCCAATATTTGGAATTCCCAGAGGAGAGGGCATACAGGGCTTCAGCGGCGACGGGCTGATCCGGATAACGTTTGAGGATATCTTCCCAAGCTGACCGAGCTTTGGCTTTATTGCCAATGAGTTCGTAAGCTTGTGCACGTTTTAGGGCAATATGTCCTGCTAATACAGGATAGTCCCACTCTAATCCGTCCAACCAGCGTAGTGCTTTTTCCCCTTGTTTTTGCTCAATTAAATCCGCTGCTAACAGATAACGCGCTCGAACGTGGTCAAGGGATTGGGTGCCAAGGGGGAAGCTGGTTTCCGTCTGCCGTTGCGCTAACGCTTCCAGTTGTGCTGCACGCTTTTGTGGAGGTAGGGATACCAGTTGCAGGACAGGAGTCTTGACCTGTTTTCCCCGCAGCAAGGGGCTTTGTTCCTGGAACGGCAGCCCGATTGTCCATTGGTGTATGTGCTTGTTATACTTCGTCCCTAACAGGGTTACTCCAATCATCAGCGCACAGAGTCCAGCACCAGAAGCAAGTGCCAGTTGTTTTCTCCGTTGCGTGCGCCGTGAAGGATTGTAGCGGGAGAAAATCAGACGTGACTTTTGCATAGGACCTCTTATTGATGCATACCCATCTCAAATCTGACCCACGATGGTGCGAGCGTTGTTATGTAGGATACCAGTTGGCAGGTAAAAACCCTACTCTTGTGTGGGAACAGGTTCATTGTACTCCTCTTGCCTTCTTTCCTCTGGTTCGGAGGTGGCGTCTGTTGTCCACCCCCCTGGGGAATAGCTCAAAATACTGAGCGTTGGGTTACAGCGTCGGTCAATAGGTTTCGTCTCATCCGAACAATGGGCTAAGAACAAAGGGCGACGGAAAAACCATGGGTCACTTCCCAGGATGTCTGAGACCTGAGTGTTCTCAGCATCATATTTTTGTTTCCCATCAACTCAACAGAAAACCGAAATTATCCGGCTTGCCTAAAAATAATAACAGCTAATTCCTAATCATTAAATAAAGCTTTTATTCTGCTGAGAAAGTTTCCAAACTCTATCCTTGAGGAGGTTACAGAGCGAGTCCGAAGATTGTTTGCAGTTTTATGGAAAAGATTTATAGGTCGATTCTGCCATTGCATCAATCTTAGGACAGATTGAGAATGCCGGAAAATGACTGGGGCGTAGAACCCAGAGAGCCGATTTTTTCATGATTCTTCACATTACCCTGCACCAGATTCCAAAAGTACAATAGACCTCTGGCACAAAATAAAAACCCCTTCTCATCCCACTCTCCCCAGCGCCCTCGCCAACCTCATAGCCCCATTTAAATGCACAACAGCTGATCAAATGGGTGGGGGAGTATCGGGTTTAGGTCGTCTTTTTTGTCCAAGTCGCCTAAAGACATATTCATGCTGGACTTTATCAAACTTCGTCTCATTTGTAATGCCCCAGTCTTCAATACAGGCTGCGACAAGACGAGCTCCGGTTAAATCAGCTCCATCTAAGTGCGCTTGCGTGAGCTTGGCTTTGGATAAATTGGCTGACTGTAAATTGGCTTCACTGAGATCGGCACCCACAAAACTAGCTTCGACTAAGTTGGCTCCCCGCAAATTAATGCCTCGTAGCAAGCAATGGTCGAAGTTTTGATTTTGTCCTTCTCCTGTAACCACCAACTGCCGTACTTGTTCATTTTGTAAATAAGTCCCTCCCACACAAGCCAGGGATAGCTTTTGAGCTTGGAACCAACAGGTACGAGTCAGATTCGCCCCTCTAAAATTGGTGCTTTCGAGGGTAGCTTGCGTGAAATCGGCATCCGTTAAATTGGCTTCTCGAAAACGAGTACCACCAATCGCGGCAAAGGTAATCGTGAGTTGGCGAAGGAATGTATATTTAGGGTCTCCCGCAAAGGCTTTCCAGCTCACAGAAGCCGACAATCCAGCGGCAGCCATGGCTACAGCCACAGCCACAGCCGCCGCTACACTTCCCGCGACGGCGGTTGTTTCAGAAGACGTGATCGCCACACTCATACCCGCTGCCGTGGCAGCTGCGCCTGCGACAACCACAGCCGAACCCGCGCCAGCACCCGCTCCAGCCGCTGATGCCACCAGGGCGATCGCAAAAGCAAGAGCAGCGGCAACCAAGGCGGAGACAACAACAGTCCCCGCCCCCAAGGTTCCTAAAGCAGCTCCTGCTGTCACCCCTACTACGACTAGTATTGAGCTGGCGATCGCTAAACCTTGGCGGAGGGTAATAGTCATGAAAACCGCTAACGTCATTAAGACAATGACACCCGCCAGAAGTTGAATGGGTTCTGGATGAGTTAACGCGCCTGCTGTAATCACCCCTACCCAAGCGGAAGCCCCTCCGGATAGAGCCGATAGCAATAAGGACACGCCGAGTAAAATAATGGCCCAACCCGGTTCGCGTCCCGCTTGTGCCTGACTAAAGTTAGCCTCCACGAGCAGGGCGTTGGTAAAATCGGCTCCTCGGATATCAGCGTAGCTAAAGTTGGCACCGACCAGGTCTTTCCGTCCTTTGAAAGATCGGCCGCGCAGATTTTGACCGGAGAAGTCCAAAGTCATGTTGTAGATGCACGGTGCTATGGCACATTGGTTGATAAAGGCATACCATAAAACTTGTGTTTAGGGAGAACTGATGGAGCGCTCAAAAATTGTAGCCATTATTACAGGTGCGATTTCTGTACTGCTAGCGATCGCATATCTGATCTTGGTTCAGCTATTAGATTTTCGAGGCGAGATGATTCCAGCTCCAGTGGGTCAGCTAGCGCCAACCGTGGAAATGGCTTCTGACCACTCGCTTCATCGGCTTGCCTTTCATCCCCCAACTCTTTTACCACTAGGAGCGAAAGCGATCAAGTAAATTAATTACGGTATGATTTCTACGACTCCTAAAGGCGATCGCCGTTATGCCATCCTGGGGACGGGGGCGTTAGGTGGGTACTACGGTGCTTGCCTGCAACGAGTAGGCTTAGAGGTTCACTTCCTGCTACATCGCGATTACCAACACGTTAGAGAGCAGGGTTTAGTGATTGAGTCAGCCGATGGGGACTTCACTCTCCCCGTCGTCAATGCTTATGATGATGTTGCCCAAATGCCAGCTTGTGATGTGGTGATTGTGGCACTTAAAACCACACAAAATCACTTACTATCTGACATGCTGCCGCCTGTCGTCAAAGACGACGGTGTTGTTTTAGTGCTGCAAAATGGCATGGGGATAGAACAGGAAGTCGCCCAACTTGTTGGCTCAAAACGGGTGATGGGGGGTTTGTGTTTTCTCTGTTCCAATAAAGTGGAGCCAGGACATATCCACCACCTGGATTACAAACAAATTACCTTGGGCGAATATCTTCCAGACTATCAACCCGGTGGCTTAACACAGCGGATGCGTCAGATTGCCGATGATTTTGAGCGTGCAAGTATCCCCATCACGTTGGCGGAAGACTTGCTGTTGGCTCGTTGGCAGAAATTGGTGTGGAATATTCCCTACAATGGGCTTTCTGTGGTACTGGATGCAACAACGAATGAACTGATGGCAGATAATTCTACGCGATCGCTCGTTGAACAGCTCATGGGAGAAGTGCTTGCCGGTGCGTCGGCTACGGGTCGTAAGATTAGCGATCGCTTTATTCAAACGATGCTCGATTATACAGAAAAAATGACCCCGTATCGTACCAGCATGAAAATTGACTATGACGAAAGGCGTCCCTTAGAAGTAGAGGCAATTGTGGGTAATCCCTTACGGGTTGCCACAGCCGCCGGTACTGATTTGCCGCTTATTTCGATGCTTTACCGTCAGCTCAAGTTTTTGGATATGCAAAATCGTCGCTTCAATACCGATTAGCTTCAAGTCTTGATTCAATCATTTTCTCGTTGAATAACTTATTTGATCTAGTGCAGCATGGCAGAAATAACTGACCAGCTAAAATCTCCCCTGCTCCCCTGCTTGCACAGAGGTGGTCAGAAACTTTTGCCGTCATGCACTAGGCTCACTCCGCACAGGGTAGTGAAAAGTTTTTCCACTGGCTAGAGGTTGCAACAGTGGCTGTGAAAGCCACGTTTGGATAACATTTGTATTCGATAAAAAAGGGTACATAACTGATTTCTGTTTCGGGCGGAATGAAGACGGAGCGTGTTTGGGTTTCCTTCCAAGGAGAAACTCTTCCTGTTGCTGCTGTTGTATACCCTTTACCATCAACCACAAGTCTTATTTTTTGCGGTGGGACTACTTGGTTTGACGGTGAAGTTTGCTTTCCCCTAACCTTAACACTGACAAGAATATCCATATCCATACCGTAAGGGTTTGGCAAAGGAGAGAGGGGAGATAGTTGATTAGTCGAACGATCAAATACTTGAAGTGTAATATCTTCAATCGTTAGTCGATTTTGATTTTGCTCCAAAGCGTAACTTGTTGATGCAATGAAGCCTATGAGCAATAATCCAATTATAAAAATTCGTAAGAATTTCATCGTTTTTCCTCATTCCTTTCCTCCCCAATCAAGGGAAGCTTATGGACAGTCAAT of the Allocoleopsis franciscana PCC 7113 genome contains:
- a CDS encoding lytic transglycosylase domain-containing protein: MQKSRLIFSRYNPSRRTQRRKQLALASGAGLCALMIGVTLLGTKYNKHIHQWTIGLPFQEQSPLLRGKQVKTPVLQLVSLPPQKRAAQLEALAQRQTETSFPLGTQSLDHVRARYLLAADLIEQKQGEKALRWLDGLEWDYPVLAGHIALKRAQAYELIGNKAKARSAWEDILKRYPDQPVAAEALYALSSGNSKYWEKSSEEYTSNPLMEMARHWYSFSPDDPQYWEQALEKFPSHPRILEIARQRLQEKPNQPQLMVVVARYAFDSPEITPILNRLVSQYGRSPRKRDREKIKPDDWEAIALGYWNDRKYTQASTAYAQAEYTPRNAYLSALAMQYAHKPQSAKRAYKKLVRDFPKAEEAASAVIQLAKLEPNEETIPKLDQVIQQFPERAGDALLARADILDQLGITHAANQARELLLTQQGNSDAAAEYRWQMAQVKARDGDIRAALQWAQPIMVSNPNSEPAREAGFWVGKWASKLGLGKEAKVAFEQVIAKYPQSYYAWRSAVQLGWNVGDFRTVRKFDPQVVLPVTRPELPVGSPALKELYQLGQDKDAWTLWEAEFQNRLEPTVAEQFTDGILRVGVGDYLEGISKIAKLEDRDTPEEQAQYQEIKQQLAYWHTLYPLPFAKVIEEQAQKRDLNPLLVTALIRQESRFEPDIRSKAGAVGLMQMMPTTGAWAAKNLKLDQYALENPNDNIKLGTWFLDQTHRSFKNNSLLAVASYNAGQGNLSRWLKQEQWMDPDEFVEAIPFDETKDYVKQVFGNYWNYLRLYDPQVAHQLAQHSASSSIAMRR
- a CDS encoding putative 2-dehydropantoate 2-reductase; translated protein: MISTTPKGDRRYAILGTGALGGYYGACLQRVGLEVHFLLHRDYQHVREQGLVIESADGDFTLPVVNAYDDVAQMPACDVVIVALKTTQNHLLSDMLPPVVKDDGVVLVLQNGMGIEQEVAQLVGSKRVMGGLCFLCSNKVEPGHIHHLDYKQITLGEYLPDYQPGGLTQRMRQIADDFERASIPITLAEDLLLARWQKLVWNIPYNGLSVVLDATTNELMADNSTRSLVEQLMGEVLAGASATGRKISDRFIQTMLDYTEKMTPYRTSMKIDYDERRPLEVEAIVGNPLRVATAAGTDLPLISMLYRQLKFLDMQNRRFNTD
- a CDS encoding pentapeptide repeat-containing protein: MTLDFSGQNLRGRSFKGRKDLVGANFSYADIRGADFTNALLVEANFSQAQAGREPGWAIILLGVSLLLSALSGGASAWVGVITAGALTHPEPIQLLAGVIVLMTLAVFMTITLRQGLAIASSILVVVGVTAGAALGTLGAGTVVVSALVAAALAFAIALVASAAGAGAGAGSAVVVAGAAATAAGMSVAITSSETTAVAGSVAAAVAVAVAMAAAGLSASVSWKAFAGDPKYTFLRQLTITFAAIGGTRFREANLTDADFTQATLESTNFRGANLTRTCWFQAQKLSLACVGGTYLQNEQVRQLVVTGEGQNQNFDHCLLRGINLRGANLVEASFVGADLSEANLQSANLSKAKLTQAHLDGADLTGARLVAACIEDWGITNETKFDKVQHEYVFRRLGQKRRPKPDTPPPI